One window from the genome of Mustela lutreola isolate mMusLut2 chromosome 11, mMusLut2.pri, whole genome shotgun sequence encodes:
- the LOC131811552 gene encoding 14-3-3 protein zeta/delta-like, with translation MDKNELVQKAKLAEQAELYDDMAACMKSVTEQGAELSNEERNLLSVAYKNVVGACRSSWRVVSSIEQKTEGAEKKQQMAREYREKIETELRDICNDVLSLLEKFLIPSASQAESKVFYLKMKGDYYRYLAEVAAGDDKKGIVDQSQQAYQEAFEISKKEMQPTHPIRLGLALNFSVFYYEILNSPEKACSLAKTAFDEAIAELDTLSEESYKDSTLIMQLLRDNLTLWTSDTQGDEAEAGEGGEN, from the coding sequence ATGGATAAAAATGAGCTGGTGCAGAAGGCCAAACTGGCCGAGCAGGCTGAGCTATATGATGACATGGCAGCCTGCATGAAGTCTgtaactgagcaaggagctgaatTATCCAATGAGGAGAGGAATCTTCTCTCAGTTGCTTATAAAAATGTTGTAGGAGCCTGTAGGTCATCTTGGAGGGTCGTCTCGAGTATTGAGCAAAAGACGGAAGGTGCTGAGAAAAAACAGCAGATGGCTCGAGAATACAGAGAGAAAATCGAGACCGAGCTAAGAGATATCTGCAATGATGTACTGTCTCTTTTGGAAAAGTTTTTGATCCCCAGTGCTTCACAAGCAGAGAGCAAAGTCTtctatttgaaaatgaaaggagacTACTACCGTTACTTGGCAGAGGTTGCTGCTGGTGATGATAAGAAAGGGATTGTAGATCAGTCACAACAAGCATATCAAGAAGCTTTTGAAATCAGCAAAAAGGAAATGCAACCAACACATCCTATCAGATTGGGTCTGgcccttaacttctctgtgttctATTACGAAATTCTGAACTCCCCGGAGAAAGCTTGCTCTCTTGCAAAGACAGCTTTTGATGAAGCCATTGCTGAACTTGATACATTAAGTGAAGAGTCATACAAAGACAGCACGCTAATAATGCAATTACTGAGAGACAACTTGACATTGTGGACATCGGACACCCAAGGAGACGAAGctgaagcaggagaaggaggggaaaattAA